A single region of the Nicotiana sylvestris chromosome 6, ASM39365v2, whole genome shotgun sequence genome encodes:
- the LOC104231043 gene encoding AP-2 complex subunit mu isoform X2, which translates to MPVAASAVYFLNLRGDVLINRLYRDDVGGNMVDAFRMHIMQTKELGTCPVRQIGGCSFFYMRINNVYIVIVVSSNANVACAFKFVVEAVALFKSYFGGAFDEDAIRNNFVLIYELLDEIMDFGYPQNLSPEILKLYITQEGVRSPFSSKPLDKPVPNATLQVTGAVGWRREGLVYKKNEVFLDIVESVNLLMSSKGSVLRCDVTGKVLMKCFLSGMPDLKLGLNDKIGLEKESQLKSRPTKSGKSIELDDVTFHQCVNLTRFNSEKTVSFVPPDGEFELMKYRITEGVNLPFRVLPTIKELGRTRMEVNVKVKSVFGAKMFALGVVIKIPVPKQTAKASFQVTSGRAKYNPSIDSLVWKIRKFPGQTESTLSAEVELISTIAEKKSWTRPPIQMEFQVPMFTASGLRVRFLKVWEKSGYNTVEWVRYITKAGSYEIRC; encoded by the exons GGGTAATATGGTAGATGCCTTCCGGATGCATATAATGCAGACAAAAGAGCTTGGGACATGTCCTGTCAGGCAGATTGGAGGCTGCTCTTTCTTCTATATGAGAATCAACAATGTATATATTGTGATTGTAGTTAGCAGCAATGCAAATGTCGCATGTGCATTCAAGTTTGTTGTTGAG GCTGTTGCACTATTCAAATCTTATTTCGGTGGTGCTTTTGATGAAGATGCCATTCGTAATAACTTTGTTTTAATCTATGAGCTTTTGGATG AGATAATGGACTTTGGTTACCCTCAAAATCTTTCACCTGAAATCTTGAAGCTCTATATTACTCAGGAAGGGGTTCGCTCACCCTTTTCATCTAAG CCTTTAGATAAGCCAGTTCCAAATGCAACATTACAAGTCACGGGTGCTGTTGGTTGGCGCAGGGAGGGTCTTGTTTATAAGAAGAATGAG GTGTTTCTGGATATCGTGGAAAGTGTTAATCTGCTTATGTCTTCAAAAG GTAGTGTGCTCCGTTGTGATGTAACTGGGAAAGTTCTCATGAAATGCTTCCTTTCTGGAATGCCTGATTTGAAGTTGGGGCTAAATGATAAAATTGGCCTTGAGAAAGAGTCACAGCTTAAATCCCGTCCAACTAAGAG TGGAAAAAGTATTGAGCTCGATGATGTTACTTTCCACCAATGTGTAAATTTGACAAGATTCAATTCAGAAAAGACTGTCAGCTTCGTACCACCAGATGGTGAATTTGAACTGATGAA GTACCGGATTACTGAAGGAGTAAATCTTCCTTTCCGTGTATTGCCAACAATCAAGGAATTAGGTCGTACACGAATGGAAGTGAATGTTAAG GTTAAGAGTGTGTTTGGTGCGAAAATGTTTGCTCTTGGAGTTGTCATTAAAATTCCGGTGCCAAAGCAAACTGCAAAAGCAAGCTTCCAGGTGACATCAGGGAGAGCAAAGTACAATCCATCCATTGACAGTTTGGTCTGGAA GATCAGAAAATTTCCTGGTCAAACTGAGTCAACATTGAGTGCTGAAGTGGAATTGATTTCAACAATAGCAGAGAAGAAGTCCTGGACTAGGCCACCAATTCAGATGGAATTCCAG GTTCCCATGTTTACAGCGTCTGGATTGCGAGTACGTTTCCTCAAG GTATGGGAAAAGAGTGGTTACAACACAGTTGAATGGGTTCGCTATATCACAAAAGCTGGCTCTTACGAGATTAGGTGCTGA
- the LOC104231043 gene encoding AP-2 complex subunit mu isoform X1, producing the protein MPVAASAVYFLNLRGDVLINRLYRDDVGGNMVDAFRMHIMQTKELGTCPVRQIGGCSFFYMRINNVYIVIVVSSNANVACAFKFVVEAVALFKSYFGGAFDEDAIRNNFVLIYELLDEIMDFGYPQNLSPEILKLYITQEGVRSPFSSKQPLDKPVPNATLQVTGAVGWRREGLVYKKNEVFLDIVESVNLLMSSKGSVLRCDVTGKVLMKCFLSGMPDLKLGLNDKIGLEKESQLKSRPTKSGKSIELDDVTFHQCVNLTRFNSEKTVSFVPPDGEFELMKYRITEGVNLPFRVLPTIKELGRTRMEVNVKVKSVFGAKMFALGVVIKIPVPKQTAKASFQVTSGRAKYNPSIDSLVWKIRKFPGQTESTLSAEVELISTIAEKKSWTRPPIQMEFQVPMFTASGLRVRFLKVWEKSGYNTVEWVRYITKAGSYEIRC; encoded by the exons GGGTAATATGGTAGATGCCTTCCGGATGCATATAATGCAGACAAAAGAGCTTGGGACATGTCCTGTCAGGCAGATTGGAGGCTGCTCTTTCTTCTATATGAGAATCAACAATGTATATATTGTGATTGTAGTTAGCAGCAATGCAAATGTCGCATGTGCATTCAAGTTTGTTGTTGAG GCTGTTGCACTATTCAAATCTTATTTCGGTGGTGCTTTTGATGAAGATGCCATTCGTAATAACTTTGTTTTAATCTATGAGCTTTTGGATG AGATAATGGACTTTGGTTACCCTCAAAATCTTTCACCTGAAATCTTGAAGCTCTATATTACTCAGGAAGGGGTTCGCTCACCCTTTTCATCTAAG CAGCCTTTAGATAAGCCAGTTCCAAATGCAACATTACAAGTCACGGGTGCTGTTGGTTGGCGCAGGGAGGGTCTTGTTTATAAGAAGAATGAG GTGTTTCTGGATATCGTGGAAAGTGTTAATCTGCTTATGTCTTCAAAAG GTAGTGTGCTCCGTTGTGATGTAACTGGGAAAGTTCTCATGAAATGCTTCCTTTCTGGAATGCCTGATTTGAAGTTGGGGCTAAATGATAAAATTGGCCTTGAGAAAGAGTCACAGCTTAAATCCCGTCCAACTAAGAG TGGAAAAAGTATTGAGCTCGATGATGTTACTTTCCACCAATGTGTAAATTTGACAAGATTCAATTCAGAAAAGACTGTCAGCTTCGTACCACCAGATGGTGAATTTGAACTGATGAA GTACCGGATTACTGAAGGAGTAAATCTTCCTTTCCGTGTATTGCCAACAATCAAGGAATTAGGTCGTACACGAATGGAAGTGAATGTTAAG GTTAAGAGTGTGTTTGGTGCGAAAATGTTTGCTCTTGGAGTTGTCATTAAAATTCCGGTGCCAAAGCAAACTGCAAAAGCAAGCTTCCAGGTGACATCAGGGAGAGCAAAGTACAATCCATCCATTGACAGTTTGGTCTGGAA GATCAGAAAATTTCCTGGTCAAACTGAGTCAACATTGAGTGCTGAAGTGGAATTGATTTCAACAATAGCAGAGAAGAAGTCCTGGACTAGGCCACCAATTCAGATGGAATTCCAG GTTCCCATGTTTACAGCGTCTGGATTGCGAGTACGTTTCCTCAAG GTATGGGAAAAGAGTGGTTACAACACAGTTGAATGGGTTCGCTATATCACAAAAGCTGGCTCTTACGAGATTAGGTGCTGA